One Candidatus Peregrinibacteria bacterium DNA segment encodes these proteins:
- a CDS encoding helix-turn-helix domain-containing protein produces the protein MTTESKQDVRKEQLISQLGKMPIVRAACEKMGVSRATYYRWLRDDDEFREAAEKALQGGKDEVNDVAEAQLIKAIQSGNMTGIIYWLKNHHIDYNSKLAQRQLIQRKNDVLNKTETEVLQKALKLLNTKNSFTPSSNE, from the coding sequence ATGACCACAGAGTCTAAGCAAGATGTTCGAAAAGAACAGCTTATAAGTCAGCTAGGAAAAATGCCAATCGTTCGTGCAGCTTGTGAAAAAATGGGCGTCAGCAGAGCCACCTACTACAGGTGGCTCAGAGATGATGACGAGTTCAGAGAGGCTGCTGAGAAGGCTCTGCAAGGTGGCAAGGATGAGGTGAATGACGTTGCAGAGGCTCAACTCATCAAGGCAATCCAGTCTGGAAACATGACAGGAATCATTTACTGGCTCAAAAATCATCACATCGATTACAACTCAAAGTTGGCACAAAGGCAGCTCATACAAAGAAAGAACGATGTGCTCAATAAAACAGAAACAGAAGTTCTACAAAAAGCCCTCAAACTTTTAAACACTAAAAATTCCTTTACCCCCTCTTCCAATGAATGA
- a CDS encoding metal-sensing transcriptional repressor — protein MRKDIKLKAIRRLKIIEGQIRGLQKMVEDESYCVNIITQSSAVKEALSGIEDLVLENHLSTHVIEQMKNGKEDQAVEEILKVYKLAQKKK, from the coding sequence ATGAGAAAAGACATCAAGCTCAAAGCCATTCGTCGTCTAAAAATCATTGAAGGTCAAATTCGTGGTCTTCAAAAAATGGTTGAGGATGAGAGCTACTGCGTAAATATAATCACTCAATCCAGCGCAGTTAAAGAAGCACTCTCTGGCATTGAAGATTTGGTCTTAGAGAACCACCTCTCCACTCACGTTATCGAGCAAATGAAAAATGGAAAAGAAGATCAAGCCGTTGAAGAAATACTGAAGGTTTACAAGCTTGCTCAAAAGAAAAAATAA
- a CDS encoding site-specific DNA-methyltransferase: MKNSPTKKPSSSIERGSLIQLGNHLLYCGSATNKEDVETLMQGQKIDLIATDPPYAIAVVESKDELSSRHIPIANDQLQSHEQYVEFTRQWLKGCKGHLADKNAFYVFNCDRMIHALLDGLKGEQFSFKQLLVWLKTSANIGRLDYLPQTELIAYGWHGTHKFYKSKDRNILIYPKTKNNKLHPTMKPVPLMRHLILNSSKLGGVVYDPFAGSGSTLVAAEQAKRRCFAMELEPKYCQVIVDRYKKLTGIDPVLLTQST; encoded by the coding sequence ATGAAAAACTCACCAACCAAAAAGCCCTCAAGCTCAATTGAGCGAGGGAGCTTAATACAACTCGGAAATCATCTCCTCTACTGCGGGAGTGCCACAAACAAAGAAGATGTGGAGACCCTCATGCAGGGGCAGAAAATAGACCTCATTGCGACAGATCCGCCCTATGCAATAGCCGTTGTCGAAAGCAAAGACGAACTGTCCAGTCGGCACATCCCTATCGCCAACGACCAGCTCCAGTCGCACGAGCAGTATGTGGAGTTCACACGGCAGTGGCTCAAAGGGTGTAAAGGCCACCTAGCCGATAAGAATGCTTTCTATGTATTCAACTGCGACCGCATGATCCACGCTCTTTTGGACGGACTCAAAGGCGAGCAGTTTTCATTCAAACAGTTACTTGTGTGGCTCAAAACGTCCGCAAACATCGGGAGGCTCGATTACCTTCCCCAGACAGAGCTGATCGCGTACGGGTGGCATGGGACACACAAATTTTACAAGTCCAAGGATCGAAACATTCTGATCTATCCGAAGACAAAAAATAACAAGCTGCACCCCACTATGAAACCTGTGCCGCTTATGCGTCACTTGATTCTAAACTCATCCAAATTAGGAGGAGTTGTTTACGACCCATTCGCGGGTTCTGGCAGCACTCTTGTTGCTGCGGAACAGGCGAAACGCCGTTGCTTTGCAATGGAGCTTGAACCCAAGTACTGCCAAGTCATTGTAGATCGATACAAAAAACTCACAGGAATCGATCCTGTTCTCTTAACGCAATCCACATGA
- a CDS encoding sulfite exporter TauE/SafE family protein, producing the protein MENNDNSIRLTVQGMTCGSCELMVERKLKKIPGVLKVHSNHRTGFTVLKVDAENPPAPEVIEAAIQEAGYSLTKESVKKLETNDQKWVEIGASLLLIFALYQVLKGFDIFSLAPSVEGATTLAGVFVIGLVAGTSSCLAVTGGLLLSMAAKHNQVHQAESRWQKFKPLLSFNLGRLISYFFLGGVVGILGQSIALSTRMTGFMNIVIALVMFYLALSILKIIPKGSFLIKPPKAVSHWIANLSEHEHPFAPFALGALTFFLPCGFTQSLQLAALASGGFMEGALMMFVFALGTLPALLGISIISATAEGRLARLFLRFSGSLVLLLALLNFKSGLILTGVDVDGFFSGPAVEGSDTSGSLSVTEEDGMQVINLEVTNYGYSPSSFTIEAGKPTLIKATMNETVGGCISALTVPEFNLSTTLSPGENELGPIENPQSDFLITCSMGMFTATVNVVPSTPL; encoded by the coding sequence ATGGAAAATAACGACAACTCGATTAGGCTGACCGTTCAGGGCATGACCTGCGGGAGCTGCGAACTCATGGTTGAACGAAAACTCAAGAAAATTCCTGGCGTGCTTAAAGTGCATTCCAATCACCGCACTGGTTTTACGGTTCTTAAAGTGGATGCTGAGAATCCACCCGCTCCAGAAGTAATTGAAGCTGCCATTCAGGAAGCTGGATACTCTTTGACAAAAGAGTCTGTGAAAAAACTAGAAACCAACGATCAAAAGTGGGTTGAGATCGGGGCCTCGCTATTGCTAATTTTTGCCCTTTACCAAGTTTTGAAAGGTTTTGATATTTTTTCACTCGCTCCCTCGGTGGAAGGGGCAACAACTTTAGCTGGAGTCTTTGTGATTGGCCTCGTGGCTGGGACTTCCAGTTGCTTGGCGGTGACGGGCGGGCTGCTCCTGAGCATGGCTGCAAAGCATAACCAAGTGCATCAAGCTGAGTCTCGTTGGCAGAAATTTAAACCTCTTCTTTCATTCAATCTTGGTCGCCTAATTTCTTACTTCTTTTTAGGAGGTGTGGTGGGCATTTTGGGCCAGTCCATTGCTCTCAGCACCCGCATGACGGGCTTCATGAACATTGTGATCGCTCTCGTGATGTTTTACTTGGCCCTTTCTATTCTAAAAATCATCCCCAAGGGCAGTTTTCTAATTAAGCCCCCAAAAGCCGTTTCGCATTGGATTGCGAATCTCTCTGAACATGAACATCCCTTTGCGCCGTTTGCTTTAGGGGCGCTCACGTTCTTTTTGCCCTGTGGATTCACTCAATCCTTGCAACTCGCTGCCTTGGCTTCGGGTGGTTTTATGGAAGGCGCGCTCATGATGTTCGTCTTTGCTTTAGGAACTTTGCCAGCTCTACTAGGAATAAGCATCATTTCAGCCACGGCTGAGGGGCGACTTGCTCGTCTCTTTCTTCGTTTCTCGGGTTCTTTGGTGCTTTTGCTGGCTCTGCTCAACTTTAAGAGTGGACTCATCCTCACGGGCGTGGATGTGGATGGATTCTTCAGTGGACCTGCTGTGGAAGGGTCTGACACATCTGGCTCGCTTAGTGTCACGGAGGAGGACGGCATGCAGGTCATCAACCTAGAAGTGACCAACTATGGGTATTCTCCTTCTTCTTTCACCATTGAAGCGGGGAAGCCAACGCTCATCAAAGCGACCATGAATGAAACCGTTGGAGGCTGCATCAGCGCACTCACCGTGCCAGAGTTCAATTTATCGACCACTCTAAGCCCTGGCGAAAATGAACTCGGTCCTATTGAGAATCCTCAAAGTGACTTCCTCATCACTTGTTCGATGGGAATGTTCACTGCCACTGTGAACGTCGTGCCCTCCACACCCCTTTAA
- a CDS encoding DUF91 domain-containing protein has protein sequence MIDKKQVDEWKQLVLTNPKRLQEEEDVISKYGQIFHPSNLDRLTKEDFKSFLVIKNNRHWDGIHRQGNMITENMPRLIGALKILLDETRSLKERLDDLFPPKGPSMIKGLGRAIVTPILLVVHPERYGVFNTKSEAGLEAAGLLPNLKGKSFAERYIAVNEVLRQFAKEHELTLWQTDEIVGWLSLGNKPIGSEEDEDSEEVEAILQKEGVTDVAEFGLEKFLEEFLVYNWDKTPLGATHSIFEEDGDLIGQQYDTKIVGRIDILAKSKDGNEWLVIELKRGRSSDEVVGQVLRYIGFVTEHLASEGETVKGLIILGSHDDRIRYALKTLPNVSLQTYEVNFKLNNME, from the coding sequence ATGATCGATAAAAAACAAGTCGACGAGTGGAAACAGCTCGTACTCACCAATCCCAAACGACTACAGGAAGAGGAAGATGTGATCAGTAAATACGGCCAGATCTTTCACCCATCCAACCTTGACCGCCTCACAAAGGAAGATTTCAAATCGTTCCTTGTAATCAAAAACAATCGGCATTGGGATGGAATCCATCGTCAGGGCAACATGATCACAGAAAATATGCCGAGGCTCATTGGGGCGTTGAAGATCCTCTTGGACGAAACACGGTCTCTTAAAGAGCGTTTGGACGACCTATTCCCGCCCAAAGGGCCTTCAATGATCAAAGGCTTAGGCAGGGCCATAGTAACGCCCATTCTGCTTGTAGTTCATCCCGAAAGATACGGCGTATTCAATACGAAGAGTGAAGCAGGTTTGGAGGCAGCTGGGCTACTCCCAAATTTGAAAGGAAAAAGTTTTGCGGAACGATACATTGCTGTAAATGAAGTCTTGAGGCAGTTCGCCAAAGAGCACGAGCTTACTCTCTGGCAAACAGATGAGATTGTAGGCTGGCTCTCACTTGGTAATAAACCAATTGGCAGTGAGGAAGATGAGGATTCGGAAGAAGTAGAAGCCATACTTCAGAAAGAAGGTGTAACAGACGTGGCTGAATTCGGACTCGAAAAGTTCTTGGAGGAATTCCTCGTGTACAACTGGGATAAAACCCCTCTGGGTGCAACCCACTCAATTTTTGAAGAGGATGGCGATCTAATCGGCCAGCAATACGACACCAAGATCGTAGGGCGCATTGATATTCTCGCCAAAAGCAAAGATGGGAATGAGTGGTTGGTTATTGAATTAAAACGAGGCAGATCCAGCGACGAAGTAGTTGGACAAGTGCTCAGGTACATCGGCTTCGTAACGGAACATTTAGCTAGTGAAGGTGAAACGGTGAAAGGCCTCATCATTTTAGGTTCCCATGATGACCGCATCCGCTATGCACTCAAGACACTCCCAAACGTTTCATTGCAAACTTACGAGGTGAATTTCAAGTTGAATAACATGGAATGA
- the lexA gene encoding repressor LexA, with translation MLESLTSSQQKVFHYYETFIQANQRPPTYEEAGRGLDVSPSVVYNHVKNLEKKGYLKSSSKSEGRGVEIFGHTQGIPILGKIACGEPIEVFEEASEVISVPKGMLKGAGPFYGLYAEGFSMINAGISDKDILVIRKQNDVDDGDIGVVILGDDPTEERATLKRVYKKPQSIMLKPENADFESIAVENCQIRGKLIGRISYEEKPY, from the coding sequence ATGCTCGAAAGTCTGACATCAAGCCAACAAAAGGTGTTTCATTATTATGAGACATTCATTCAAGCGAACCAACGTCCTCCAACTTATGAAGAGGCGGGTAGAGGTTTGGATGTGTCTCCAAGCGTTGTTTATAATCACGTCAAAAACCTAGAGAAAAAGGGGTACTTAAAATCATCCTCTAAATCAGAAGGGCGTGGTGTTGAGATTTTTGGTCATACCCAAGGCATACCAATCCTTGGCAAAATTGCCTGTGGAGAACCTATTGAGGTGTTTGAAGAGGCTTCGGAGGTCATCAGTGTGCCGAAAGGCATGTTGAAAGGAGCAGGGCCTTTTTACGGTCTTTATGCAGAAGGTTTTAGTATGATCAATGCTGGCATTAGCGATAAAGATATCCTAGTCATTCGGAAGCAAAACGATGTGGATGATGGAGATATTGGAGTGGTTATTTTAGGTGATGACCCTACTGAAGAGCGTGCTACCCTGAAGCGGGTCTACAAGAAGCCACAATCCATTATGTTGAAACCAGAAAATGCTGACTTTGAGTCCATTGCAGTAGAAAACTGCCAAATTCGTGGGAAACTTATCGGACGTATTTCGTATGAAGAAAAACCCTATTAA
- a CDS encoding DNA modification methylase: MDNPKSVLVPIKNLNPSPYNPRKINPEAFEQIKESIKRFGLLGPIIVNNAPNRKNIVIGGHQRMRAAIELGFDQIPVLYVNIPDEDRERELNIRLNKNTGEWNFDLLREFDLDLLTDVGFSPEDLQNLWDDVFETEDDDFDIEEELKTIKEVFVKEGDFYQLGQHVLACGDSTDPNTVKKLVGDKKVHLISGDPPYNIGLSYDKGIGGTKSKYGGTKVNDNKSDEAYRAFLKKTLENALTVSQSDTHIFYWCDERYIWILQTLYAELGVKSQRVCFWIKNSAMVTPQIAFNKTIEPVIYGTRGKPFLSSYHTSFTEIMNKEVGTGNRAHDDVLDLLDIWLEKRLPSASYSHPTEKSPTIYERMLRRCTKPGDYVLELFGGSGSIMAACQQMNRRCLLIELDPLFASLIIRRYEKLTNQKALKLN, encoded by the coding sequence ATGGACAATCCAAAATCAGTTCTCGTTCCAATTAAAAATCTTAACCCTTCTCCCTACAATCCTAGAAAAATAAACCCAGAAGCATTTGAACAGATCAAAGAAAGCATAAAACGCTTTGGGCTCTTAGGACCTATTATCGTCAATAATGCTCCGAACCGGAAGAATATTGTAATCGGAGGGCATCAGAGAATGAGGGCAGCTATTGAATTAGGATTCGATCAAATCCCAGTGCTTTACGTCAACATTCCTGATGAAGACAGAGAGCGCGAATTGAATATCAGGTTGAACAAAAATACTGGAGAATGGAACTTTGACCTTCTTCGTGAATTTGATCTAGACCTTCTCACGGATGTCGGGTTTTCTCCTGAAGATTTACAGAATCTCTGGGATGACGTATTCGAAACAGAGGATGACGACTTTGACATCGAGGAAGAACTGAAAACAATCAAAGAAGTTTTTGTTAAGGAAGGAGACTTCTATCAACTGGGCCAGCACGTGCTGGCATGTGGAGATAGCACTGACCCAAACACTGTAAAGAAGCTCGTAGGTGATAAAAAGGTACACCTGATATCAGGCGATCCTCCTTACAACATCGGCCTTTCCTACGACAAAGGGATAGGTGGGACTAAATCAAAATACGGAGGAACCAAAGTCAACGACAACAAATCAGATGAAGCTTATAGAGCGTTCCTCAAGAAAACTTTAGAGAACGCACTCACCGTTTCGCAGTCAGATACACATATTTTTTACTGGTGCGACGAAAGGTATATCTGGATATTACAAACTCTCTATGCAGAGCTGGGCGTAAAGAGTCAGCGAGTGTGTTTTTGGATTAAAAACTCGGCCATGGTCACGCCACAAATTGCCTTCAATAAAACCATTGAACCAGTGATTTATGGGACGCGTGGAAAACCATTCTTATCCAGCTACCACACATCTTTCACTGAGATCATGAACAAAGAGGTAGGCACGGGTAATCGTGCGCATGATGACGTGCTCGACTTGTTGGACATTTGGCTTGAAAAGCGGCTTCCGTCGGCAAGCTATTCCCATCCCACGGAAAAGAGCCCAACCATCTATGAACGCATGCTCAGACGTTGTACCAAGCCAGGAGATTACGTCCTAGAACTCTTCGGTGGAAGCGGATCCATTATGGCAGCATGCCAGCAAATGAACCGCCGTTGCCTCCTCATAGAACTAGATCCTTTATTCGCATCTTTAATTATTCGACGTTATGAAAAACTCACCAACCAAAAAGCCCTCAAGCTCAATTGA
- a CDS encoding DUF2933 domain-containing protein, whose protein sequence is MEFSKRTWGIILVIGIVGLIFLLKSHTSHILSVLPYLILLACPLMHLFGHGGHGGHKN, encoded by the coding sequence ATGGAATTCTCAAAAAGAACATGGGGAATCATTCTGGTCATCGGCATCGTTGGACTTATATTTCTTTTAAAGTCACATACGTCACATATCTTGTCAGTCCTGCCGTATCTGATCTTACTCGCCTGCCCATTGATGCACCTTTTCGGACACGGAGGGCATGGTGGACATAAAAATTAG
- a CDS encoding DUF3892 domain-containing protein, translating to MADLQVTCIIKPNIDSTHEHITHLGGYGWLATREKVIQNIESKTDTFYVLDPINRRRSDVGVVRELGHNPYLRTYADGYYNNNLLSLDQCPTR from the coding sequence ATGGCAGACTTACAGGTAACATGCATCATAAAGCCCAATATTGATAGCACTCACGAACACATCACCCACCTTGGTGGGTACGGCTGGCTTGCGACAAGGGAAAAGGTCATTCAAAACATCGAAAGTAAGACGGATACGTTTTATGTTTTAGATCCCATCAATCGTCGTCGATCCGATGTTGGAGTTGTGCGCGAGCTTGGACACAATCCTTATTTGCGGACTTATGCGGATGGGTATTACAATAACAACCTCCTTTCTTTAGATCAGTGTCCAACACGCTAA
- a CDS encoding TM0106 family RecB-like putative nuclease: MKITASHLYNYNACPHRVWRDAHDNPNLRDDPNEFVQLLWEKGTQYEKQVLEGMKGDRIILDLSVVPKEERAQATLNAIENKVPLIYHGRLEVDDLLGEPDLLELQPSGEYVAIDIKSGMGVAGGDDFEEGKLKKHYALQLALYTDALRRLGFATHYLGKIYDSTGQLVDYALDQPKGVKAKETWWEFYEEALMYVGNILKNAIHTKAALGSICKLCVWYTDCKKTCIEDDYLSLIPELGRAKQDALESIATTVRKLADLDPADYIDAKGKVDIPGVGKATLEKFNRRAKLIADDVKEVQILEAFTLPERPIELYFDIETDPTQDVVYLHGVVERRMNDPEKTQFHAFLSKGVSKADERLAWEEFWNYIRSLPDAFSVYYYSKYERTQFRALREKHPSVVSEEELEHFFDNEASIDLYEYVKKYTEWPTYNYSVKTLAQFLGFKWRDSNPSGAASIQWFNEWCKDQVPDKMQRILDYNEDDCVAMLVLKDELMKHI, translated from the coding sequence ATGAAAATCACCGCTTCCCACCTCTACAACTACAATGCCTGCCCTCATCGAGTATGGCGAGATGCCCACGATAATCCAAACCTGAGGGACGATCCGAATGAGTTTGTTCAGCTCCTTTGGGAAAAAGGGACTCAATATGAGAAGCAAGTTCTGGAAGGGATGAAAGGGGATCGTATTATTTTGGATCTCTCTGTAGTACCGAAGGAAGAACGTGCTCAAGCCACTCTGAACGCCATCGAAAATAAAGTACCTCTCATTTATCATGGCCGTCTTGAAGTTGACGACCTTTTGGGAGAGCCTGACTTATTGGAGCTACAGCCTTCAGGAGAATATGTGGCTATCGACATCAAGTCTGGGATGGGAGTTGCGGGAGGTGATGATTTTGAAGAAGGCAAACTTAAGAAGCACTATGCCCTTCAACTTGCTCTATATACGGATGCGCTAAGAAGGCTTGGATTTGCCACTCACTACCTCGGAAAAATCTATGATAGCACGGGACAACTCGTTGACTACGCTCTAGATCAGCCGAAGGGAGTTAAAGCCAAAGAAACTTGGTGGGAATTTTATGAAGAAGCTCTGATGTACGTCGGAAATATTTTAAAAAATGCTATCCATACCAAAGCTGCTCTTGGAAGTATTTGTAAGCTCTGTGTTTGGTACACGGACTGCAAAAAAACTTGCATCGAGGACGACTACCTCTCCCTGATCCCTGAGCTTGGACGAGCGAAGCAAGATGCTCTAGAAAGTATTGCCACTACTGTCCGTAAACTCGCTGATTTAGACCCTGCAGACTACATCGATGCCAAGGGCAAAGTAGACATTCCTGGTGTTGGCAAAGCAACTTTGGAAAAGTTCAATAGAAGGGCAAAGCTCATTGCTGATGATGTGAAAGAAGTCCAAATCCTTGAGGCTTTCACTTTGCCTGAAAGGCCTATCGAGCTGTACTTCGATATCGAAACAGACCCTACTCAAGATGTGGTTTATCTACATGGAGTCGTTGAACGACGAATGAACGATCCTGAAAAGACACAATTCCATGCCTTCTTGTCTAAAGGTGTCAGTAAGGCTGACGAACGTTTGGCTTGGGAAGAGTTTTGGAATTATATCCGATCTCTCCCTGATGCATTTTCCGTTTACTACTACAGTAAATATGAACGTACACAGTTTAGAGCTTTAAGAGAAAAACACCCGAGTGTTGTTTCTGAGGAGGAGTTGGAACATTTTTTTGACAACGAAGCCTCTATAGACCTCTACGAATATGTAAAAAAATACACCGAGTGGCCTACTTATAACTACTCCGTCAAAACACTAGCTCAATTCTTAGGATTCAAGTGGAGAGACTCCAATCCCTCTGGAGCTGCTTCCATTCAATGGTTCAACGAGTGGTGTAAAGATCAGGTTCCAGACAAGATGCAACGCATCCTCGATTATAACGAGGATGATTGCGTTGCGATGTTGGTGCTAAAGGACGAGCTGATGAAACACATCTAG
- a CDS encoding multicopper oxidase family protein encodes MEETSEAPLASSTQIVELKDGDTYDLESSFVEKELNGSLYKMLAYNGSIPGPTLKVKQGSTITINFTNNTDIETTLHSHGVRLDNAFDGVPDVTQEAIQPGETFTYSVRFDDSGVFWYHPHLREDYAQDMGLYGNYIIVADEEDWSPVNREETLMVDDILMQGNELASYSFNEVTHTLMGRFGNTMLVNGSTDYGLTAKKGEVIRFYITNTANTRVFNLSIPGAQMKLVGADNGLYEHDEWADEVLLGPSERAIVEVMFSESGDFSLVHKTPDRTYTLADFQVSDEEISESYATDFNTLKTHQSTIASIDPYRSSFESDIDKFLSIDLDMKGMGGSHSMHGGMMMDDSEMGMMNDGEPIEWEDTMSMMNSTSNTDTLEWQLLDEDTEKTNMDIDDWNFKEGDLVKIQVANPDDTTHPMQHPIHIHGQRFLILSVDGVKSDNLVWKDTVLIPAGSTVELLVEMSNPGDWMIHCHIPEHLESGMMMPFKVSSL; translated from the coding sequence ATGGAAGAAACTTCCGAAGCACCTTTGGCCTCAAGTACTCAAATCGTAGAGCTGAAGGATGGGGACACCTACGATCTTGAATCCTCATTTGTTGAGAAAGAACTCAATGGCTCACTCTACAAAATGTTGGCTTATAACGGTTCTATTCCCGGCCCCACGCTCAAGGTGAAACAAGGTTCTACTATCACGATCAACTTCACAAACAACACAGACATTGAAACCACTCTCCATTCGCACGGAGTACGTTTAGACAACGCTTTCGATGGAGTCCCGGACGTGACCCAAGAGGCAATCCAGCCAGGAGAAACGTTCACATACTCAGTTCGCTTCGATGATTCAGGTGTATTTTGGTACCATCCTCATTTAAGAGAAGACTACGCCCAAGACATGGGACTCTATGGCAATTACATCATCGTTGCCGATGAAGAAGACTGGTCCCCAGTGAATAGAGAAGAAACCTTGATGGTCGATGACATCCTTATGCAAGGAAACGAACTGGCCTCCTATTCCTTTAATGAAGTCACTCACACCCTCATGGGTCGCTTTGGAAACACCATGCTGGTGAACGGCAGCACGGATTACGGACTGACGGCAAAGAAAGGTGAAGTCATACGCTTTTACATCACAAACACGGCCAACACTCGAGTTTTCAATCTTAGCATTCCCGGCGCACAAATGAAATTGGTTGGAGCAGACAATGGACTCTATGAACACGACGAATGGGCAGACGAGGTTTTGCTTGGGCCATCCGAGCGCGCAATTGTTGAGGTGATGTTTTCAGAATCAGGTGACTTCTCCTTAGTCCACAAAACACCAGATAGAACTTATACCTTGGCAGATTTCCAAGTCTCCGACGAAGAGATATCTGAATCTTACGCCACTGACTTCAATACTCTTAAAACACACCAGAGCACCATCGCCAGTATCGACCCCTATCGCTCTAGTTTCGAGAGCGATATAGATAAGTTTCTATCCATTGACCTAGATATGAAGGGCATGGGAGGTTCTCACTCCATGCACGGTGGAATGATGATGGATGATTCAGAGATGGGGATGATGAATGATGGAGAACCGATTGAATGGGAAGACACCATGAGCATGATGAATAGCACTTCAAACACAGACACATTGGAGTGGCAGCTCTTAGACGAAGACACGGAAAAAACGAACATGGACATCGACGACTGGAACTTCAAAGAGGGCGACTTGGTGAAAATTCAAGTAGCCAATCCCGACGACACCACCCATCCAATGCAGCATCCGATCCATATACACGGTCAACGCTTCCTGATCTTGTCCGTAGACGGAGTGAAGTCAGATAACTTAGTTTGGAAAGACACCGTTCTTATTCCAGCCGGATCCACGGTTGAACTCTTGGTTGAGATGTCCAACCCTGGTGACTGGATGATTCACTGCCATATTCCAGAGCATCTTGAAAGCGGCATGATGATGCCTTTCAAAGTTTCTTCCCTCTAA
- a CDS encoding YHS domain-containing protein, which translates to MENSSCCSPKNSSPVKDVVCGMELTPTEDTLQVAHKGCIYYFCSTACNDQFVTDPEKYLSTAAN; encoded by the coding sequence ATGGAAAATTCATCCTGTTGCAGTCCAAAAAATTCATCTCCAGTGAAAGACGTCGTTTGTGGCATGGAGCTCACTCCCACAGAAGACACACTCCAAGTCGCTCACAAAGGGTGCATCTACTATTTTTGTAGTACGGCTTGCAATGATCAATTCGTCACTGATCCAGAAAAATACCTCAGTACGGCGGCTAATTAA